The genomic segment TTGAAAGGGAAAGGTAGAGTGTCAGGTGAAACATTATTATTATCAGCATATGCTTTAGTCAGCTACAGAGGGGAAATATAGCACATAAGAATACTGCTATGATTTTTGTTGAGCTATGATGAACGCACTGAACTTATCGAAATGTTACGATAAATTTAATTGTTTAGACGACAGTCGAATTTCTTTACATCGCACGCGGAAAAGTTTATTATTTCGTTTAATATATTAATTTAGCCTGTTGCAGTAGAAAAGATGACTTTCGGAGATTAGTGATATAGAAAAAAGTTGTTTTTTTAGCTCATCACCTTGTTTTTAATAAGTCAGTGTATTCAGCTGTGACTGCCTATCAATTGTTTCTACATCAGCATTAGGATTTTAAGCGCCCTATAGAGACAGCAGTGAGTATTAGAGAGTGAACTCatgtagctgatattctagttatGATTAAGAGGGAGAGCTGGGAAGTAGGGCAGGTCATGTGACCCGTAAAGCAGGTAACCTGTGCTTTACTAGAGTGCTGAGGGTGCTGAGAAAATGAAAAAGTTGTTGGCAGAAGATTAGCCGATGTGATAAGATTAGGCAAGTTGCAGGTATGGGATGGAGTCCGCTGAAACAGGGCAGAAGTAACTGCTGATAATAATAATTTGTTGATTATCATAATGGTGGATCTGCCGCTTGGAGTCTTCACACATTGCCACCAATGCccatacctctctctctcttgcttacAGGTGCGTTTCGGGGTGGCAGCCGATCAAGCCGAGGAGCCCTGGCAGCGGTTCAGCAGAATGTGCGCCGCTTTCACTGCAGCTTCTGCAACTACTCGACTATTTACAAGCAGACGCTGCAGCGTCACCACCGCACGCACACGGGCGAGCGGCCATTTGAGTGTGAGTTCTGCCTCAAGACGTTCGCCCAGAAGTGCAACATGAAGGCTCACCAGCGGCTCCACACTGGTGCCTGTCCCTACCGGTGCCAGTTCTGCCAACTGGGATTCAGCCGACGCGAGCTCCTCACCGAGCACCTGCAGCAGGAGCACGAAATGCAGCTGGCCTTTAAGTGCGGCTACTGCTCGGGCGGCTTCCTCACGCGACACGAGCTTTGGCGACATTTGCGCTCCTGCTCCCCATGGGGAGCAGCGACACCGGATGCCATTGTGGCGTCGGTTGTGGCGCCTGTCACCACTGCACACATGCCGCCGCAGCCAACCTCCTCGCCGACATAAAGAAGTGCCTTTGAACGATGCCTTCGTGAGCTCCTATGCCAAGCACTTTCTCTCTGCTTAAATTATATTACGGAACAATTGCTTTCAGGGCTGCTGCTTTGAACTAATGAACTCGAACAAGCTTGCTGAAACAAAATAGCTTTGGCATACTTCCTGTCAGCATTAGCTTCACATTGTTTTGTGGTCAGGCGCAGTGAAGGCCCTCGGTGGCCACATCATTGGGAAGACTTAAGCACATAATTGACTTGATGGTGGACATTGTGTGATAGTGGGCTTGTGGCAGTCACTGAGAACCTTCAGAACTGTTAAGACAAAGCATAATTTTTGAGAATTTGGAAACCTTAGAATCACAAGTGCTTCAatacattcttatttatttatcgtATTTTTTCCTCAAGTTATCAGCTTTTGTTGCGTAATCCAGCCTCAAAGTTTGCACAATCCATAAGTGAAGCCAATGCTGTCTGTATTTTAGTGAATGACAGTGTTTATCTTGTCTTGCTTTCAAGCTGTTAAGCTCAACATTGCTTTGGTCCTTGATGATGCTTTGCCCCAAACTTACAAGCCATTGAAAAATATTAAAATTTGTTTCTTGATAGACCCCTAAAATATTATTTTTGTGATAATAGCTGTGAAACCTGGCAATATGTTTAAAAATGGCAAGGGTTTATCTTCTTATCCCCGGTGAATGAAACGGTGTAACTGCATACATGTAGGGCCTGTGATGGATGGATTCTTGGCTTCTTGTGGAGTGATCATAGCCTTTCCAGTGTCAGTAATCAGTAAGTACCAAAACAATTGGGTATGTGGTCACGTCACTTACGTGCTTTTTCTCTCTTGACTCATTTTTGCACAGCATACACAGGCTGAGCATACATCCCTGCACTAACCTTCCTTTTCATAGATCAGGTGGTTGTGTGGTTTTCCATTACTGATCTTTTTAATTTTTTCCATGTCGACGTTTTGGTCATATTATTGACTGCCGTTTGATACGGCAACCAGCATTATTCCTTTAACTTTTCAATATTTTGCTTACATCAGCTTTGTGCCTTCTCAAAGTTCGCAGCAATGCCCCATTTTACGGCCCAGATCATTCGATACTCCAAGGAAAGTTCCCACCATTTGAGGTGTATCTGATCCCTCCAAATTAATCGTCATTTCCTTTTCGTGCCCTTCCTTTCTGTAATGCTGCGCATGCCAGATCACGAATGACATGCACATTATTGCCGTGGCATGAAAGAAAATGGTTATTGTTTAGGGAGATGATACACCCTAAAGGGTgaaagggtgtaaatttgttaGAGTCATATAAAAGTTGGCACTCGGACTTGCCTagtttgcaatatatatatatatatatatatatatatatatatatatatatatatatatatatatatatatataatatgtctGAAGTTGCTTTTCCTACACCCCTCTTGATGTACCTCTTACTGCACCTCTTAGTGATTAATGGAAACCAATTTCAAAAGTCATGCTGTAGATGCCCGGCATGTTCTCATTATAACATCAGAGCCACTATGTTCTCAACATCATTCATTTAAAGAGGCACGTACGAAGGCaacttcaccttttttttttttttttttttgaaatcaggCCTGTAACATTATGAATTGTTGTACagttgacttctgttaattcgaccctgatggTACTGACAAAATTGATCAAATTATCCGGCTGGTCGAAttaagatgcagaaaaaaaaacattaatacaCACCATTGATTCATTTGGGAGTATTTGCCAGATTCAGCTTACAGTAAAACATGCATCctctttctatgtgtccaaagtagaaaacgaACACAGAGATAGCATTAAAACACTCaagcaaagtagaaatctaatgtgcACCTGATTTTttagcaaagaagaattggcaagggtctaatatgtgttgcaccaTAGTGCCCGGTTTTCTAATGCAAACTTTGCCACATGCATTTGtgttatgcagtaaagcatacacATGCCATGAAGGCAGTCGCTTTCGTCGCACGCTATATTCAGcccaatttaaaaaagaaaagatgcgaaCGTTAGAATTCGGTAATTACCATAAGCAGACGTTGTGAGCTACAgctattgcttgaaaatcttcctagggccgGCTGGAAAAAGAACAAGGCGTGTGTTCGGCACTGCACTCACTCTGCCGAGACAGATGCTCCCACTAAAGGGGTTGCTGTTGGGTTCACCATAGGGGTTAGTTAGGTACATGCTTGCTGACTCATAAAGTTAGAATTACCAGGCGAAGGCCAGTTTTTGGATTGAAATAACACAAATTTTGACTTGTAGAAATGCATGTATGCCAACTAAGACCTCTGCCCAGGATCAAATTAgacaaaaaattgaattaactgGAGTCGAATTACCGGAAATCTACTATATTAAAAGATCTGAACCGCACAATATTATGTTTCTGCAAAATTTTAGCAAAAACAAAGCAGCAGTAAGTGCCAGATCTTTTTTGAAGGTGTTAAGGGAACAATGCAAGTTTCCATGCATTTCTGGTTGGCTTAACTTTTGACCTTGTGTGGCTGATTTATTAGATTGCACTTTTGGGCATTGTACTGTGTACAGGCCCAAAAGCATTGGATCGCATTGAGATTCCTGAAAAAGTCTAGACTAATGGAAAAGCTGTTCATCAGAAGCATATCACTGTAGCTGTCCTTCCACAGTGAATTCACTCGCTTCAAAGCCTTACTGCTGCCACTACATTTGTGCAATTTTTCTGAGCcagttttatatatttttttccaaaGCAAAAGTTGTTCTGCTGCACAAAAGAAGGGGTATACGCACTGAAAATGAACTAGGAAGCTATGAAGTAATGCATCATGTCTGTTGGCTTTCTACTTGATGAGGATTGCTATTTACGCAAATAACCCTTTGGGTGCTGGGTATTTTTCCCAAGTTAAAAATGGACACATTAGTAGAATTTAAATTTCAAAGCTATTTATGGATGACATGTTTCGCAAAACTTTCCAAATTCTAACATATGAAAATTGAAACAAAGGTTATTGGTTATGCTAATTATTTTAATTAGGAGAATTAGTGTTCCTCAGGCAACATGGCATCTACATTGCTGTCACGGTCCTTAAAAGACACTTTGTAATCAACACCAAAGTGCTCTGAATGAGAGTTCATAAGAAGTTcctgaatttctgcatctttcaAAGTTATCTAATCCTTAAAAAAATGCTCAGGTAAAACGAGACACAAACAAACATCAGCAGGGTATGGGTTCATTGTGCCGTCTGTTGTAGAAAAACAACTCGCCATAAAATATTTGTTTAAACCAACTTCTGAAAAGATGGCGTGAACAGCTTACAGATGTTCCATGTTCATGTATTATCCCAGGCATAACCAGGGTTTGTGCATTGGCAGCCAGACAAgtatatcgctaagtatggacagctgggctagttggttatgattagcattatgaaacatcgttccagcgcacaattgaacaaggatgagaagagaaagacaacacgaacaccgGACTTCAActtaattttattcatggaaaatagggctttatgtacacagggggagggagggggggggctgctagtgcgcaggaccacgcaaacatatttccttggtctaggcaacagtcatcattggtgtcaaaccaaaataagaaaaaagaaagaacttttccctcttttttacgtcatttagccgaccacattcgccgttgctcgcacaagccagcatgcaaggcgtttttcgaacgaacacgtgtgttgcgcaaatatagcaatcagaaaaaccgggaaatttttgaagcgttttgtatctccaatgcaaacgattactgtgtcagtgctccttctgttgtactcgggaaaaaagaacttgattatctcagggcaaacgggtgtgtcgaatcagctaggtagagcgggagatgagcaagattgcactgagtgacgtaaaaaagagagggaaaagttttttcttttttcttattttggtttgacaccaatgatgactgttgcctagaccaagaaAATATGTTTgcgtggtcctgcgcactagcagccccccactccctccccctgtgtacataaagccctggtttccatgaataaaattcagttgaagtccggcgttcgtgttgtctttctcttctcgtccctgttcaattgtgcgctggaacgatgtttcataatgccagaCAAGTATGCTTGGGCACGGCATATAAATGGTAGGCAGCAGTTTGAGTTTAATGGTCGAAATAAAACGGGCACTCGCCTCGTGTCTTAATTAGATGTGAGCATATTGATGAGAACTTCTGCTCCCTATTCACACATTTTGCTAGTGGGGTGCCACATCTTAATGGATGTGTGCTAGCAGCCACCAAGACGTTTTAAAAGTTGGATGCTGGATATGCTTGGGCAAGCGTTCTCATTATTT from the Dermacentor variabilis isolate Ectoservices chromosome 9, ASM5094787v1, whole genome shotgun sequence genome contains:
- the LOC142558253 gene encoding uncharacterized protein LOC142558253 — encoded protein: MWLLNSVQVQPDCTPVHLRAFRGGSRSSRGALAAVQQNVRRFHCSFCNYSTIYKQTLQRHHRTHTGERPFECEFCLKTFAQKCNMKAHQRLHTGACPYRCQFCQLGFSRRELLTEHLQQEHEMQLAFKCGYCSGGFLTRHELWRHLRSCSPWGAATPDAIVASVVAPVTTAHMPPQPTSSPT